The following coding sequences lie in one Crassostrea angulata isolate pt1a10 chromosome 10, ASM2561291v2, whole genome shotgun sequence genomic window:
- the LOC128166590 gene encoding allatostatin-A receptor-like isoform X2 has product MEMSNIVGNLSNFTTMYPNTSCENLTLCNRTDEYLNMEAFLRFEHLVQIIIPMIFGLIVILGFVGNILVIFVVWSYKQMQNTTNILIVSLAVADLFFIIFCVPFTAASYAMWIWPFGAIWCKIAHYLMHVSAYASVWTLVLLSLDRYLAVVHPIPSMRLRNRRNTYLLVYITWTFICCGNVPIFLQYGVVHYNWMGFQRSACLNLDGMRNKMKQKVFYVCFFAFGYMIPLMLICLLYGFLLKRLLYGVVPGGSQRADSIRAKKRVTKMVVIVVLIFALCWLPIQVIFLVQNFHPDYELTTKTSSINMAANCLAYMNSCVNPILYAFLSENFRRSFRRLLCCLPEPCSKYAHEKTNVRGMETRDTLLNNGSSKSKSENGKDKNCNVGECIELKALTEL; this is encoded by the coding sequence TCTGACTTTGTGCAACCGTACGGACGAGTACTTGAACATGGAAGCTTTTTTAAGGTTTGAACATCTTGTGCAAATCATCATACCCATGATATTTGGATTGATAGTCATCCTGGGATTCGTAGGAAATATCTTAGTCATATTTGTTGTTTGGTCTTACAAACAAATGCAAAATACCACCAACATTCTGATCGTCAGTTTGGCCGTGGCGGACTTATTCTTTATCATCTTTTGTGTTCCGTTTACGGCAGCCAGCTACGCAATGTGGATCTGGCCGTTTGGTGCCATCTGGTGCAAAATTGCGCACTATTTGATGCATGTCTCTGCGTACGCTAGTGTCTGGACTTTGGTATTGCTTTCCCTCGATAGATACTTAGCAGTCGTACATCCGATACCATCGATGCGCCTGCGCAACCGACGTAATACTTATCTTCTCGTATACATTACTTGGACCTTCATCTGTTGCGGAAATGTGCCCATTTTCTTACAATATGGCGTAGTTCACTACAACTGGATGGGTTTTCAGCGATCGGCATGCTTGAATCTTGATGGTATGAGAAATAAAATGAAGCAAAAAGTCTTCTACGTGTGTTTCTTCGCGTTTGGATACATGATACCGCTGATGCTGATTTGCCTACTGTACGGGTTCCTATTGAAGCGACTTCTTTATGGTGTTGTACCGGGGGGTAGTCAGCGAGCCGACAGCATCAGAGCCAAAAAGAGGGTCACTAAAATGGTTGTCATCGTAGTTCTGATATTTGCTCTGTGTTGGCTTCCTATTCAAGTGATCTTTTTGGTTCAAAATTTTCACCCCGACTATGAACTCACTACTAAGACTTCTTCTATTAATATGGCCGCCAACTGCTTAGCATACATGAACAGTTGTGTCAATCCCATTTTGTATGCGTTTTTGTCTGAAAATTTCAGACGAAGTTTTCGTCGATTACTTTGCTGTCTACCAGAACCTTGTAGCAAATACGCACACGAGAAAACAAACGTCAGAGGAATGGAAACCAGAGATACGTTGCTTAACAATGGCAGTTCAAAAAGTAAAAGTGAAAATGGCAAAGACAAAAATTGCAATGTTGGTGAATGTATTGAACTGAAAGCGCTCACTGAATTGTAA
- the LOC128166590 gene encoding allatostatin-A receptor-like isoform X3: MSNIVGNLSNFTTMYPNTSCENLTLCNRTDEYLNMEAFLRFEHLVQIIIPMIFGLIVILGFVGNILVIFVVWSYKQMQNTTNILIVSLAVADLFFIIFCVPFTAASYAMWIWPFGAIWCKIAHYLMHVSAYASVWTLVLLSLDRYLAVVHPIPSMRLRNRRNTYLLVYITWTFICCGNVPIFLQYGVVHYNWMGFQRSACLNLDGMRNKMKQKVFYVCFFAFGYMIPLMLICLLYGFLLKRLLYGVVPGGSQRADSIRAKKRVTKMVVIVVLIFALCWLPIQVIFLVQNFHPDYELTTKTSSINMAANCLAYMNSCVNPILYAFLSENFRRSFRRLLCCLPEPCSKYAHEKTNVRGMETRDTLLNNGSSKSKSENGKDKNCNVGECIELKALTEL; the protein is encoded by the coding sequence TCTGACTTTGTGCAACCGTACGGACGAGTACTTGAACATGGAAGCTTTTTTAAGGTTTGAACATCTTGTGCAAATCATCATACCCATGATATTTGGATTGATAGTCATCCTGGGATTCGTAGGAAATATCTTAGTCATATTTGTTGTTTGGTCTTACAAACAAATGCAAAATACCACCAACATTCTGATCGTCAGTTTGGCCGTGGCGGACTTATTCTTTATCATCTTTTGTGTTCCGTTTACGGCAGCCAGCTACGCAATGTGGATCTGGCCGTTTGGTGCCATCTGGTGCAAAATTGCGCACTATTTGATGCATGTCTCTGCGTACGCTAGTGTCTGGACTTTGGTATTGCTTTCCCTCGATAGATACTTAGCAGTCGTACATCCGATACCATCGATGCGCCTGCGCAACCGACGTAATACTTATCTTCTCGTATACATTACTTGGACCTTCATCTGTTGCGGAAATGTGCCCATTTTCTTACAATATGGCGTAGTTCACTACAACTGGATGGGTTTTCAGCGATCGGCATGCTTGAATCTTGATGGTATGAGAAATAAAATGAAGCAAAAAGTCTTCTACGTGTGTTTCTTCGCGTTTGGATACATGATACCGCTGATGCTGATTTGCCTACTGTACGGGTTCCTATTGAAGCGACTTCTTTATGGTGTTGTACCGGGGGGTAGTCAGCGAGCCGACAGCATCAGAGCCAAAAAGAGGGTCACTAAAATGGTTGTCATCGTAGTTCTGATATTTGCTCTGTGTTGGCTTCCTATTCAAGTGATCTTTTTGGTTCAAAATTTTCACCCCGACTATGAACTCACTACTAAGACTTCTTCTATTAATATGGCCGCCAACTGCTTAGCATACATGAACAGTTGTGTCAATCCCATTTTGTATGCGTTTTTGTCTGAAAATTTCAGACGAAGTTTTCGTCGATTACTTTGCTGTCTACCAGAACCTTGTAGCAAATACGCACACGAGAAAACAAACGTCAGAGGAATGGAAACCAGAGATACGTTGCTTAACAATGGCAGTTCAAAAAGTAAAAGTGAAAATGGCAAAGACAAAAATTGCAATGTTGGTGAATGTATTGAACTGAAAGCGCTCACTGAATTGTAA